In the genome of Lentimicrobium sp. L6, one region contains:
- a CDS encoding DUF5692 family protein — translation MMSNIKNLNKSILLGLALILTQWNVLSANQTNHEAADVQIGMYQGVLDGDPGEGGLFYRLNFMEEGMIEITKQFGGNNLKEIKSWEQQGEYISITSKTGDQIHDFDEAKIELLSAKKIKYNKGHHQFYIHKYSGWKTALHWVGMLVLLILLNELFRRYKIPTFAFYIIIPFLVIPLIAYLGYTEVSYWFKWVKLYSVVFAAIWFSFMRYTKLGFAKSARFVAAAFLAINIAEAVGQDFSMGFIANILNAIAGILSIITLTGWKDIQIDDSKEKDLVWPAMTTLWIIAYDIWNFVFVYLNFPGSAANQFLVLLSCTIPSLFIKKGTWLQARAFTLAAWFMYYFISPTAVETHLVPLPRTDFLMLASGVISIVANLILAYVVFKDKWSAKKQLA, via the coding sequence TAAAAGCATTCTACTGGGTCTAGCCCTAATACTAACTCAGTGGAATGTTCTTTCAGCGAATCAAACAAATCATGAGGCTGCTGATGTACAAATTGGAATGTACCAAGGCGTTTTAGATGGTGACCCAGGAGAAGGAGGATTATTCTACCGACTAAATTTTATGGAGGAGGGCATGATAGAAATCACCAAGCAATTTGGAGGCAATAATCTTAAGGAAATAAAATCTTGGGAACAGCAAGGTGAGTATATTAGTATCACGAGCAAAACTGGAGACCAAATACATGACTTTGATGAAGCCAAGATTGAGCTGTTGAGCGCAAAGAAGATAAAATATAATAAAGGCCATCATCAATTCTATATCCATAAATATAGCGGCTGGAAAACAGCTTTGCACTGGGTGGGCATGCTTGTCCTTCTCATTTTACTCAATGAACTTTTCAGAAGATATAAAATACCCACATTTGCTTTCTATATCATCATTCCATTTTTGGTGATTCCTCTGATTGCTTATTTGGGATATACAGAAGTCAGCTATTGGTTTAAATGGGTGAAATTATATTCCGTGGTATTTGCCGCCATTTGGTTTTCTTTCATGAGATATACCAAACTGGGCTTTGCTAAATCTGCTCGCTTTGTAGCCGCAGCATTCCTAGCCATTAATATTGCAGAGGCTGTAGGACAAGATTTCTCTATGGGATTTATCGCGAATATTCTTAATGCCATTGCCGGAATACTGTCTATCATAACTCTTACCGGATGGAAAGACATTCAAATAGATGATAGCAAAGAAAAAGACTTGGTTTGGCCAGCCATGACCACATTATGGATTATAGCCTACGACATCTGGAATTTTGTATTTGTATACTTAAACTTCCCAGGCTCTGCCGCCAACCAATTCTTGGTACTTCTTTCTTGTACCATTCCTTCACTTTTCATTAAAAAAGGTACTTGGTTACAGGCTAGAGCATTTACTTTGGCAGCTTGGTTTATGTATTACTTTATCAGTCCAACAGCTGTAGAAACCCACTTGGTTCCTTTACCAAGGACTGATTTTCTAATGTTAGCATCTGGAGTAATTAGTATTGTAGCAAATCTCATATTAGCCTACGTGGTTTTTAAAGACAAATGGTCGGCAAAGAAACAATTAGCATAA
- the pbpC gene encoding penicillin-binding protein 1C gives MREQLEKYKYYLLGGLVLTLVLWFYFLIPKPLFQEPYSTILNDRHGRLLSARIADDGQWRFPMSDSLPDKFVQCITFFEDEYFYQHPGVNPFSLFRAFRQNLEAGSIVSGGSTLSMQTIRLARKAKTRSLWQKTIEVFWSIRMELSYSKDEVLRLYAAHAPFGGNVVGLETAAWRYYGRSPYLLSWGEMATLAVLPNAPSLIYPGKNQEKLFHKRNRLLDKLQRNGIIDQETCDLAKSEAIVSKAKSVKSQAPHLLDRLISEGEKGERIQSTVDKELQNKLSRLVADYHSIYSQNEIHNMAALVLDVRNSEVLAYVGNTECEEEGCGRDVDIIQAPRSTGSVLKPFLYAFMLEDGFLLPKSLVEDIPTQISGYSPRNFEESYDGMVPADEALARSLNIPAVRNLQHYGLERFSTHLKKLDLHHINKSSSHYGLSVILGGAESSLWDLSNAYMRMAQRLNDNGSDFPAHFDLNEKHQRIAEDDAFNVGALWWTAEALSQVKRPWQESGWQEFQSAKNIAWKTGTSFGHRDAWAIGFTPDYVVAVWVGNADGEGRPGLTGLSMAAPVMFKVFNSLPRGEWFEQPDWDLIPQKVCARSGYLAADACEEVEELMLPKKSVNTKVCPFHQIIHLDKNEQFRVTSSCYSVSEMKSKSWFVLPPIPEWYYKKNNPFYQSLPPFKSDCLQSSKNEMDIIYPKNYTKILIPRELDGSKGKVVFEVVHRQSNQIIYWHLDQEYLGQSIGQHRMELDTEAGKHQMTIMDENGEVLEWRFEVVE, from the coding sequence ATGCGAGAGCAGCTTGAAAAATATAAGTATTATTTGCTAGGAGGCCTTGTGTTGACTCTAGTGCTATGGTTTTATTTCTTAATTCCAAAGCCATTATTCCAAGAGCCCTATAGTACTATCTTGAATGATAGGCATGGTCGATTATTATCAGCAAGAATTGCCGATGATGGTCAATGGCGTTTTCCCATGTCAGATAGTTTGCCGGATAAGTTTGTTCAATGCATTACTTTTTTTGAGGATGAATATTTCTATCAGCATCCGGGAGTGAATCCATTTTCTTTGTTTAGAGCATTTCGACAAAATTTAGAAGCGGGAAGTATTGTGAGTGGAGGGAGTACTTTGAGTATGCAGACCATTCGCTTGGCGCGAAAAGCTAAGACCAGAAGCCTTTGGCAAAAAACTATAGAGGTCTTCTGGTCCATTAGAATGGAATTGTCTTATAGTAAAGATGAAGTATTGAGATTGTATGCGGCACATGCCCCTTTTGGAGGCAATGTGGTGGGATTAGAAACCGCGGCTTGGCGTTATTATGGTAGAAGTCCCTATTTACTTTCTTGGGGAGAAATGGCCACCTTAGCAGTATTGCCAAATGCTCCATCTTTAATTTATCCTGGGAAGAACCAAGAAAAACTATTTCATAAACGTAATAGATTGTTGGATAAGCTGCAGCGTAATGGAATTATCGACCAAGAGACTTGTGATTTGGCAAAATCAGAAGCCATTGTTTCCAAGGCGAAATCTGTAAAATCTCAGGCTCCTCACTTATTGGATAGATTGATTTCTGAAGGGGAAAAAGGAGAACGTATTCAGTCTACTGTCGATAAAGAATTGCAAAATAAACTCAGCAGATTGGTGGCAGATTACCACAGTATTTATAGCCAAAATGAGATTCATAATATGGCAGCTTTGGTTTTGGATGTACGTAATTCTGAGGTTTTGGCTTATGTAGGGAATACAGAATGTGAAGAAGAAGGTTGTGGAAGAGATGTGGATATTATTCAGGCTCCAAGAAGCACAGGCAGTGTCTTAAAACCTTTTCTTTATGCTTTTATGCTGGAGGATGGATTCTTACTCCCAAAGTCTTTGGTGGAGGATATTCCCACTCAAATTTCTGGCTATTCTCCCCGAAACTTTGAAGAAAGTTATGATGGGATGGTTCCTGCCGACGAAGCTTTGGCTCGTTCACTCAATATTCCTGCCGTACGAAATCTTCAACATTACGGCTTAGAACGATTTTCTACTCATCTCAAGAAACTAGACTTGCATCATATCAATAAATCCTCCTCTCATTATGGCTTATCTGTTATTTTAGGGGGTGCTGAATCTAGTCTATGGGATTTGTCTAATGCTTATATGCGAATGGCTCAGCGATTAAATGATAATGGTTCTGATTTCCCTGCACATTTTGATTTGAATGAGAAGCATCAAAGAATAGCGGAGGATGATGCCTTTAATGTGGGGGCATTATGGTGGACTGCTGAAGCTTTAAGTCAAGTGAAAAGACCTTGGCAAGAAAGTGGATGGCAAGAGTTCCAATCGGCTAAGAATATAGCCTGGAAAACAGGAACCAGCTTTGGGCATAGAGATGCTTGGGCTATTGGTTTTACTCCCGATTATGTGGTAGCGGTTTGGGTAGGAAATGCAGATGGCGAAGGAAGACCGGGTTTAACGGGTTTAAGTATGGCGGCTCCTGTGATGTTTAAGGTTTTTAATTCCTTGCCAAGAGGAGAATGGTTTGAACAGCCAGATTGGGATTTGATTCCACAAAAAGTATGTGCTAGGAGTGGATATTTGGCCGCTGATGCCTGTGAAGAAGTAGAGGAGCTTATGCTTCCAAAGAAATCGGTAAATACTAAAGTGTGTCCTTTCCACCAAATCATTCATTTAGATAAGAACGAGCAGTTTAGGGTGACGAGCTCTTGTTATTCTGTGAGTGAAATGAAATCAAAGTCTTGGTTTGTATTACCACCTATCCCGGAGTGGTATTATAAAAAGAATAATCCTTTTTATCAGTCATTACCTCCATTTAAAAGTGATTGTTTACAATCCTCAAAAAATGAAATGGATATCATTTATCCGAAGAATTATACTAAAATTCTTATTCCACGAGAATTAGATGGAAGTAAAGGGAAAGTGGTTTTTGAAGTGGTGCATAGACAATCCAACCAAATCATATATTGGCATTTAGACCAAGAATATCTAGGGCAAAGCATTGGGCAACATCGTATGGAATTGGATACAGAAGCAGGAAAGCACCAAATGACTATCATGGATGAAAATGGGGAGGTTCTGGAATGGCGATTTGAGGTGGTGGAGTAA